From Strigops habroptila isolate Jane chromosome 1, bStrHab1.2.pri, whole genome shotgun sequence, a single genomic window includes:
- the LOC115614391 gene encoding sphingomyelin phosphodiesterase 5-like, producing MPLPESPFRSPALAALDAAARALLAPGFWALNQLLDLRPTTAERRRRRQSPCGWCRGCAAWALAGPVLAVLLLLSLPVTALGLLLWLPLQAARSPFVYQHTAAAAPAKPWDLRQRRTFTFLSANLCLLPSGLAKFSNLGQTPQRAADIARRLVPAAPDPDSDRAGLVEPRHRGANGYGGTRGTERSIAVEMPEVERPMMETPLMEPPEPPEPELPPPLSESFPPDADILCLQEVFDAAAATCLRRRLGRVFPHIISEVGTGGLCRGRLRLLGSGLFLASRFPVLAAAFHSFPNGAREDAMADKGLLLVQVLLGSARHRRVVGYIGCTHLQAPAGDGAVREAQLTLALRWLQQFQQEQEQSGDVVAFDVLCGDLNFDNCSRADQLNQRHQLFKVYQDPCRRAPGQDEPWAIGTLLNYLEIYEEPVSTPEKMKRTLSSPSGRRQFLAGPILTSGQPDATFPGPWRGRRLDYVVFRPRPPLHTDVAAVSFITRLAMCSDHLPVALSLHVVPGAP from the exons ATGCCGCTGCCGGAATCGCCGTTCCGCAGCCCCGCGCTGGCGGCTCTGGACGCCGCGGCCCGCGCGCTGCTGGCTCCCGGCTTCTGGGCCCTCAACCAGCTCCTGGACCTGCGGCCCACGAcggcggagcggcggcggcggcggcagagCCCGTGCGGTTGGTGCCGCGGTTGCGCCGCTTGGGCGCTGGCCGGGCCGGTGCTCgcggtgctgctgctgctctcgCTGCCCGTCACggcgctggggctgctgctgtggctgccgcTGCAGGCGGCGCGGAGCCCCTTCGTTTACCAGCACACGGCCGCGGCGGCGCCGGCGAAGCCGTGGGACCTGCGGCAGCGCCGGACCTTCACCTTCCTCAGCGCCAacctctgcctcctgcccagcGGCTTGGCCAAGTTCAGCAACCTGGGGCAGACGCCGCAACGGGCCGCGGACATCGCCCGACGCCTCGTCCCGGCAGCACCGGACCCCGACAGCGACCGCGCCGGCCTGGTGGAGCCCCGGCACCGAGGAGCCAACGGCTACGGCGGGACCCGGGGCACGGAGCGCAGCATAGCCGTGGAGATGCCAGAGGTGGAGAGGCCGATGATGGAGACGCCGCTGATGGAGCCGCCGGAGCCGCCGGAGCCAGAGCTGCCGCCACCGCTGTCCGAGAGCTTCCCACCGGACGCCGACATCCTTTGCCTGCAGGAGGTGTTCGACGCCGCGGCCGCCACGTGTCTCCGCCGCCGGCTCGGCCGCGTTTTCCCGCACATTATCTCGGAGGTGGGCACCGGCGGGTTGTGCCGCGGGCGGCTGCGGCTGCTCGGCAGCGGCTTATTCCTCGCCAGCCGCTTCCCGGTGCTGGCCGCCGCCTTCCACAGCTTCCCCAACGGCGCCCGTGAGGACGCGATGGCCGAcaaggggctgctgctggtccAG GTGCTGCTGGGCTCGGCGCGGCACCGGCGCGTCGTCGGCTACATCGGCTGCACTCACCTGCAGGCGCCGGCCG GGGACGGCGCTGTCCGGGAGGCGCAGCTGACGCTGGCGCTGCGCTGGCTGCAGCAGttccagcaggagcaggagcagagcgGGGACGTGGTGGCCTTCGATGTCCTCTGCGGGGACCTCAACTTCGACAACTGCTCCCGCG ctgacCAGCTCAACCAGCGGCACCAGCTCTTCAAGGTATACCAGGACCCGTGTCGCCGGGCACCGGGGCAGGACGAGCCCTGGGCCATAG GCACTCTCCTCAACTACCTGGAGATCTATGAGGAGCCTGTGTCCACCCCAGAGAAGATGAAGAG gaccctctcctctcccagtgGCCGCCGCCAGTTCCTGGCGGGTCCCATCCTCACCTCGGGGCAGCCGGACGCCACGTTCCCGGGCCCGTGGCGGGGCCGGCGCCTGGATTATGTTGTGTTCCGGCCGCGGCCGCCGCTGCACACG GATGTCGCCGCCGTCTCCTTCATCACTCGCTTGGCCATGTGCTCCGACCACCTGCCCGTGGCCCTGAGCCTCCACGTGGTCCCTGGTGCGCCCTGA